A part of Saccharomonospora amisosensis genomic DNA contains:
- the coaE gene encoding dephospho-CoA kinase: protein MLRVGLTGGIGAGKSTVAARLAEHGAVLIDADRIAREVVEPGTEGLAELVAAFGPDILTSEGALDRQALAAKAFADEDSRLRLNSIVHPRIGARTAELMAAAAPDAIVVHDVPLLVEGNLAPAYHLVIVVDADEDVRVRRLVESRGMAEDDARARIAAQAGTEQRRAVADVWLDNGGPREVVLAEVDALWADRLVPFEANLRSRRPRGPASPVLVEPDPSWPRQAERALARIRLAVGERALRVDHVGSTAVPGLLAKDVLDLQLTVSTLDDADALTDALAEAGFPPMGGQWFDEPHGEPGLWEKRVHVGADPGRAVNLHVRATTNPAWRLALLFRDWLSANPEERDDYVEVKRALADKHAADGTTEHYAAAKQGWIGAAFERAGRWADDTGWTP, encoded by the coding sequence ATGCTGCGAGTGGGTCTGACCGGCGGGATAGGCGCGGGCAAGTCGACAGTCGCCGCACGGCTGGCCGAGCACGGCGCCGTGCTCATCGACGCCGACCGGATCGCCAGGGAGGTGGTCGAGCCGGGTACGGAAGGGCTGGCCGAGTTGGTCGCAGCCTTCGGTCCGGACATCCTTACCTCCGAGGGCGCGCTGGATCGGCAGGCGCTGGCCGCCAAGGCCTTCGCCGACGAGGACTCGCGGCTGCGGCTCAACTCGATCGTGCACCCGCGCATCGGGGCCCGTACCGCCGAACTCATGGCCGCCGCGGCACCGGATGCAATCGTGGTGCACGACGTCCCGCTGCTCGTCGAGGGCAATCTCGCGCCCGCCTACCACCTGGTGATCGTCGTGGACGCCGACGAAGACGTGCGGGTTCGCCGCCTCGTGGAGTCGAGGGGCATGGCCGAGGACGACGCCCGCGCCCGGATCGCGGCACAGGCGGGCACCGAGCAGCGGCGCGCGGTCGCAGACGTATGGCTGGACAACGGTGGCCCGCGCGAGGTCGTACTGGCCGAGGTGGACGCGTTGTGGGCGGACCGGCTCGTTCCGTTCGAGGCGAACCTGCGGTCGCGCAGGCCGCGCGGGCCCGCATCGCCGGTGCTGGTGGAGCCCGACCCCAGCTGGCCGAGGCAGGCCGAGCGGGCGCTGGCCCGGATCAGGCTCGCGGTGGGAGAGCGGGCGCTTCGGGTCGACCACGTCGGTTCCACCGCCGTGCCGGGGCTGCTCGCCAAGGACGTGCTCGACCTCCAACTGACGGTGTCCACACTGGACGATGCTGACGCGCTTACCGACGCGCTCGCCGAAGCCGGGTTTCCGCCCATGGGCGGGCAGTGGTTCGACGAGCCGCACGGAGAGCCCGGCCTGTGGGAGAAGCGGGTGCATGTCGGAGCCGACCCGGGCAGGGCGGTGAACCTGCACGTACGCGCCACGACCAACCCCGCATGGCGGCTGGCGCTGCTGTTTCGCGACTGGTTGAGCGCCAACCCCGAAGAACGCGACGACTATGTCGAGGTGAAGCGGGCACTGGCGGACAAACACGCCGCCGACGGCACGACCGAGCACTACGCGGCCGCGAAGCAGGGCTGGATCGGCGCCGCGTTCGAGCGAGCGGGGCGGTGGGCCGACGACACCGGCTGGACGCCGTAG
- a CDS encoding class I SAM-dependent methyltransferase, translating to MSDPVPGSRHADAESLLGTARVSHRPVGSAEATAANRAWWDADAEAYLAEHEDFLGQVDFVWCPEGLREAEAGLLGEVTGKDVLEIGCGSAPCARWLVERGARVVAFDLSSAMLRHAAEANGRTGLRPALLQASAERLPLGSSRFDAACSAFGAVPFVADLDAVFAEVARVLRPGGRWVFAVTHPIRWIFPDDPGPLGLTAAQPYFDRTPYVEVNESGDATYVEYHRTLGDYVRALNLAGLRLVDLVEPEWPEGHTRVWGQWSPLRGRLFPGTAVFSTVLGP from the coding sequence GTGTCCGATCCCGTACCAGGCTCCCGGCACGCGGACGCCGAGAGCCTGCTCGGCACCGCGCGGGTGAGCCACCGGCCGGTCGGATCGGCGGAGGCCACCGCGGCGAATCGAGCCTGGTGGGACGCCGATGCCGAGGCCTACCTCGCCGAGCACGAGGACTTCCTCGGGCAGGTCGACTTCGTGTGGTGTCCAGAGGGACTGCGCGAAGCGGAAGCCGGACTGCTCGGCGAAGTCACCGGCAAGGACGTGCTCGAGATCGGCTGCGGGTCCGCTCCCTGCGCCCGCTGGCTGGTCGAGCGGGGCGCGCGGGTGGTCGCCTTCGACCTGTCCTCCGCCATGCTGCGCCACGCCGCCGAGGCGAACGGGCGCACTGGTCTACGCCCCGCGTTGCTGCAGGCCAGCGCCGAGCGATTGCCGCTGGGCTCGTCCCGCTTCGACGCCGCCTGCTCGGCATTCGGCGCGGTGCCCTTCGTCGCCGACCTCGACGCGGTGTTCGCCGAGGTCGCACGCGTGCTACGGCCGGGAGGGCGTTGGGTGTTCGCGGTGACCCACCCGATCCGGTGGATCTTTCCCGACGATCCGGGCCCGTTGGGGCTCACCGCCGCCCAGCCGTACTTCGACCGCACGCCCTACGTCGAGGTGAACGAGTCCGGCGATGCCACCTACGTCGAGTACCACCGCACACTTGGTGACTACGTGCGTGCACTGAACCTTGCCGGGCTGCGGCTGGTCGACCTGGTGGAGCCGGAATGGCCCGAGGGACACACCAGAGTGTGGGGCCAGTGGAGCCCGCTGCGGGGACGACTGTTCCCCGGCACCGCCGTCTTCAGCACCGTGCTGGGCCCGTGA
- the rpsA gene encoding 30S ribosomal protein S1 — protein MTIDTTTAPTSSPQAQQVAVNDIGTEEDFLAAIDKTIKYFNDGDIVEGTIVKVDRDEVLLDIGYKTEGVIPSRELSIKHDVDPAEVVAVGDAVEALVLQKEDKEGRLILSKKRAQYERAWGTIEELKDKDEPVSGTVIEVVKGGLILDIGLRGFLPASLVEMRRVRDLQPYVGRELEAKIIELDKNRNNVVLSRRAYLEQTQSEVRSEFLNALAKGQVRKGVVSSIVNFGAFVDLGGVDGLVHVSELSWKHIDHPSEVVEVGQEVTVEVLDVDMDRERVSLSLKATQEDPWRQFARTHAIGQIVPGKVTKLVPFGAFVRVEEGIEGLVHISELAERHVEIPEQVVQVGTEVMVKVIDIDLERRRISLSLKQANEGFTSDSDFDPTQYGMAAEYDEQGNYIYPEGFDPDTQEWQEGYEKQREEWEKQYAEAHARYEQHMRQVAEAAQANAAAAAEGGNAGGEQNYSSAQPEQEQRASGGTLASDEQLAALREKLSGGA, from the coding sequence ATGACCATCGACACCACCACCGCCCCGACGTCCTCCCCACAGGCGCAGCAGGTCGCCGTGAACGACATCGGGACGGAGGAAGACTTCCTCGCAGCTATCGACAAGACAATCAAATACTTCAACGATGGCGACATCGTCGAAGGCACCATCGTCAAGGTCGATCGCGACGAAGTGCTGCTCGACATCGGCTACAAGACAGAGGGTGTCATCCCCTCCCGCGAGCTGTCCATCAAGCACGATGTCGACCCGGCAGAGGTTGTCGCCGTCGGTGACGCGGTGGAGGCCCTTGTTCTGCAGAAGGAGGACAAGGAAGGCCGCCTGATCCTGTCGAAGAAGCGCGCGCAGTACGAGCGCGCCTGGGGCACCATCGAGGAGCTCAAGGACAAGGACGAGCCGGTCAGCGGAACCGTCATCGAGGTCGTCAAGGGCGGCCTCATCCTGGACATCGGTCTGCGCGGCTTCCTACCCGCGTCGCTGGTGGAGATGCGCCGCGTGCGCGACCTGCAGCCCTACGTCGGCCGCGAACTCGAGGCCAAGATCATCGAGTTGGACAAGAACCGCAACAACGTGGTGCTGTCCCGCCGGGCCTACCTGGAGCAGACCCAGTCCGAGGTGCGCAGCGAGTTCCTCAACGCGCTCGCCAAGGGCCAGGTCCGCAAGGGTGTCGTGTCGTCCATCGTCAACTTCGGTGCGTTCGTCGATCTCGGCGGTGTCGACGGTCTGGTGCACGTGTCCGAGCTGTCCTGGAAGCACATCGACCACCCCAGCGAGGTCGTCGAGGTGGGCCAGGAGGTCACCGTCGAGGTGCTGGACGTCGACATGGACCGCGAGCGCGTTTCGCTGTCGCTGAAGGCCACCCAGGAAGACCCGTGGCGGCAGTTCGCCCGCACCCACGCGATCGGGCAGATCGTGCCGGGCAAGGTCACCAAGCTCGTCCCGTTCGGCGCGTTCGTCCGTGTCGAGGAGGGCATCGAGGGCCTCGTGCACATCTCCGAGCTGGCCGAGCGTCACGTGGAGATCCCCGAGCAGGTCGTGCAGGTCGGTACCGAGGTCATGGTCAAGGTCATCGACATCGACCTGGAACGGCGCCGGATCTCGCTGTCACTGAAGCAGGCCAACGAGGGCTTCACCTCCGACTCGGACTTCGACCCGACTCAGTACGGCATGGCGGCCGAGTACGACGAGCAGGGCAACTACATCTACCCCGAGGGCTTCGACCCCGACACGCAGGAGTGGCAGGAAGGCTACGAGAAGCAGCGTGAGGAGTGGGAGAAGCAGTACGCCGAGGCGCACGCTCGCTACGAGCAGCACATGCGTCAGGTCGCCGAGGCCGCGCAGGCCAACGCGGCCGCGGCTGCCGAGGGTGGCAACGCGGGCGGTGAGCAGAACTACAGCTCCGCGCAGCCCGAACAGGAGCAGCGGGCCAGCGGTGGGACGCTCGCCAGCGACGAGCAGCTCGCGGCTCTGCGGGAGAAGCTCTCCGGCGGTGCGTGA
- a CDS encoding PaaX family transcriptional regulator, producing MSGPREGEGVRRNRRPQQLLLSFLGSLVLDSDCPPLSTRVFLHVLGDLGVAEAAARATLARMTRKGLLERTQEGRTARFDLTPAAERLLRQAKERVDSPRPFTHADGEWTLLSYSMPESRRDLRHQIRARLAWAGFGGLRDGLWIAPGRVDIAKVFAGEQFAEVTGVADAFLAAPMSGTDVGALLRKAWDIDMIRAEHESFIAAWKPDRGRKGRWIPRLTLLGADWLQLLRTDPGLPASHLPADWPAPDSAELYRERFDELEPHASAWLRKLLHSDAGRR from the coding sequence GTGAGCGGGCCACGAGAAGGCGAGGGCGTGCGCAGGAACCGCCGCCCGCAGCAGTTGCTGCTGTCCTTCCTCGGTTCGCTGGTGCTCGACAGCGACTGCCCTCCGCTCAGCACGCGCGTGTTCCTGCACGTGCTCGGCGACCTCGGCGTCGCGGAGGCGGCCGCCCGCGCCACGCTCGCGCGCATGACCCGCAAGGGACTACTGGAACGCACTCAGGAAGGCCGCACGGCCAGGTTCGACCTCACCCCCGCCGCCGAAAGGTTGCTCCGGCAGGCCAAGGAACGGGTCGACTCACCGCGACCGTTCACTCACGCCGACGGGGAGTGGACACTGCTGAGCTACTCCATGCCGGAAAGCAGGCGCGACCTGCGCCACCAGATCCGTGCGCGGCTGGCGTGGGCAGGGTTCGGAGGCCTGCGCGACGGGCTGTGGATCGCGCCCGGCAGGGTGGACATCGCGAAGGTGTTCGCCGGGGAGCAGTTCGCGGAGGTGACCGGTGTCGCCGACGCGTTCCTGGCCGCCCCGATGAGCGGCACCGACGTCGGTGCGCTGCTGCGCAAGGCATGGGACATCGACATGATCCGCGCCGAGCACGAGTCGTTCATCGCCGCGTGGAAACCCGACCGTGGCAGGAAGGGTCGCTGGATTCCCCGGTTGACGCTGCTGGGCGCCGACTGGCTGCAACTGCTGCGTACCGACCCGGGATTGCCAGCCTCTCACCTACCCGCCGACTGGCCCGCTCCTGACTCGGCCGAGTTGTACCGGGAACGTTTCGACGAACTGGAACCGCACGCCTCGGCATGGCTTCGGAAGCTGCTGCACTCCGACGCCGGTCGCCGCTGA
- the polA gene encoding DNA polymerase I, with product MSPQQNTSVANDTSRLLLIDGHSMAYRAFFAVPADRFRTSTGQVTNAVFGFTSMLINLLRDESPTHVAVAFDVSRKTFRSEAFADYKANRLTTPDDFKGQVELIKEILAALAIPVLEKEGFEADDIIATLTTQASPDYEVLICTGDRDTLQLVNDSVTVLYPRKGVSDLVRFDPDAVLEKYGLSPSQYPDFAALRGDPSDNLPGIPGVGEKTAAKWIKQFGSLGELIDRVDEVKGKVGDALRAHLDGVLLNRQLTELVRDVPLDPAPGDLAVRPWDRDAVHRLFDELEFRVLRDRLFATLSSAEPEADEGFEVSGGALEPGTLGDWLDRHARAGGTVGLSLRTTGASVNSDLLSLALAAPDGDGAYVDVSGLDERDEKALVAWLADGTVRKVGHALKVPLHAVLARGWTLAGLVMDTELAAYLVRPGQRSFELEDLVLRYLRRELRSEGSGDGGQLSLLDTDDADTQLVHGELVRARAVAELAATLSDELGKIGAVKLLEEIELPLLEVITELEAAGIAVDADALTTLEAHYAARVKQATEQAYQVIGKQINLGSPKQLQVVLFDELGMPKTKRTKTGYTTDADALQTLYEKTEHPFLRHLLEHRDATRLRSTVEGLIKSIADDGRIHTTLHQTIAATGRLSSVDPNLQNIPIRTDEGRRIREAFVVGPGYSELMTADYSQIEMRIMAHLSADTALIESFQSGFDFHAATAARVFGVEPADVTGEQRAKIKAMNYGLAYGLSAYGLSQQLRISTEEARGLMDEYFARFGGVRDYLHTVVDKAAKVGYTETIFGRRRYLPDLTSDNRQRREMAERMALNAPIQGSAADIIKVAMLGVHRALGESGLRSRMLLQVHDELVLEVADNEHADVETLVRKEMGAACELAVPLEVSVGFGRSWNDAAH from the coding sequence GTGAGCCCCCAGCAGAACACCTCCGTAGCCAACGACACATCCCGGCTGCTGCTCATCGACGGGCACTCGATGGCGTACCGGGCCTTCTTCGCGGTGCCTGCCGACCGCTTCCGCACCTCCACCGGGCAGGTGACCAACGCGGTGTTCGGGTTCACCTCGATGCTGATCAACCTGCTGCGAGACGAGAGTCCCACACACGTGGCCGTGGCCTTCGACGTCTCACGCAAGACGTTTCGATCCGAGGCCTTCGCGGACTACAAGGCCAACCGGCTGACGACCCCGGACGACTTCAAGGGCCAGGTCGAGCTGATCAAGGAGATCCTGGCGGCGCTGGCGATCCCGGTGCTGGAGAAGGAAGGCTTCGAGGCCGACGACATCATCGCCACGCTGACCACGCAGGCGTCCCCGGATTACGAGGTGCTCATCTGTACCGGGGACCGCGACACCCTGCAGCTGGTCAACGACTCGGTCACGGTGCTGTACCCGCGCAAGGGCGTCTCGGACCTGGTGCGGTTCGACCCCGACGCGGTGCTGGAGAAGTACGGCCTCTCGCCGTCGCAGTATCCAGATTTCGCCGCACTGCGCGGCGACCCTTCCGACAACCTGCCGGGCATACCCGGCGTGGGGGAGAAGACCGCGGCCAAGTGGATCAAGCAGTTCGGCAGCCTCGGTGAGCTGATCGACCGGGTCGACGAGGTCAAGGGCAAGGTCGGCGACGCGCTGCGGGCCCACCTCGACGGGGTACTGCTGAACCGCCAGCTCACCGAGTTGGTGAGGGACGTGCCGCTGGACCCGGCGCCGGGCGACCTCGCGGTGCGACCGTGGGACCGCGACGCGGTGCACCGGCTGTTCGACGAGCTGGAGTTCCGGGTGTTGCGCGACCGGCTGTTCGCTACGCTGTCCAGCGCAGAACCGGAGGCCGACGAGGGTTTCGAGGTCTCCGGTGGCGCGCTCGAACCGGGCACGCTCGGCGACTGGCTTGACCGGCACGCCCGTGCGGGCGGCACGGTGGGATTGTCGTTGCGGACCACGGGCGCGTCGGTGAACTCCGACCTGCTGTCGCTGGCGCTGGCCGCGCCCGACGGCGACGGCGCCTACGTCGACGTATCCGGATTGGACGAACGCGACGAGAAGGCACTGGTGGCATGGCTGGCCGACGGGACCGTTCGCAAGGTCGGCCACGCGCTCAAGGTGCCGTTGCACGCCGTGCTGGCCAGGGGCTGGACTCTGGCGGGGTTGGTGATGGACACCGAGCTGGCCGCCTACCTGGTGCGCCCTGGACAGCGGTCGTTCGAGCTGGAGGATCTGGTGCTGCGCTACCTGCGCCGCGAGCTGCGATCCGAAGGCTCCGGTGACGGCGGCCAGTTGTCCCTGCTCGACACCGACGATGCCGACACCCAACTCGTGCACGGCGAGCTGGTGCGGGCCAGGGCGGTGGCGGAACTGGCGGCGACGCTGTCGGACGAACTGGGCAAGATCGGCGCGGTGAAGCTGCTCGAGGAGATCGAGCTGCCGCTGCTCGAGGTCATCACCGAACTCGAGGCGGCGGGCATCGCGGTGGACGCCGACGCGCTGACCACGCTGGAAGCCCACTACGCGGCCCGCGTCAAGCAGGCGACCGAGCAGGCGTACCAGGTGATCGGCAAGCAGATCAACCTGGGCTCGCCCAAACAGCTGCAGGTGGTGTTGTTCGACGAGCTGGGCATGCCGAAGACCAAGCGGACCAAGACCGGCTACACCACCGACGCCGACGCGCTGCAAACCCTGTACGAGAAGACCGAGCACCCGTTCCTGCGGCACCTGCTGGAACACCGCGACGCCACCAGGCTACGCAGCACGGTGGAGGGTCTGATCAAGTCGATCGCCGACGACGGCCGTATCCACACCACGCTGCACCAGACCATCGCCGCTACCGGGCGGCTGTCGTCGGTCGACCCCAACTTGCAGAACATCCCGATCAGGACCGACGAGGGTCGCCGGATCAGGGAGGCGTTCGTGGTCGGCCCCGGCTACTCGGAGCTGATGACCGCCGACTACAGCCAGATCGAGATGCGGATCATGGCGCACCTGTCGGCCGACACCGCGCTGATCGAGTCCTTCCAGTCCGGATTCGACTTCCACGCCGCCACGGCGGCACGAGTGTTCGGCGTCGAACCCGCCGATGTGACGGGTGAGCAGCGCGCCAAGATCAAGGCGATGAACTACGGGCTCGCCTACGGCCTTTCCGCCTACGGGTTGTCCCAGCAGTTGCGGATCTCCACCGAGGAGGCACGCGGGCTGATGGACGAGTACTTCGCCAGGTTCGGCGGGGTGCGCGACTACCTCCACACCGTGGTGGACAAGGCCGCCAAGGTCGGGTACACGGAAACGATCTTCGGTCGCCGCCGGTACCTGCCGGACCTCACCAGCGACAACCGGCAGCGCCGCGAGATGGCGGAGCGAATGGCGCTCAACGCGCCGATCCAGGGCAGCGCCGCCGACATCATCAAGGTCGCGATGCTCGGGGTGCACCGCGCGCTGGGCGAGTCCGGGTTGCGCAGCCGGATGCTGCTGCAGGTCCACGACGAACTGGTGCTCGAGGTCGCCGACAACGAGCACGCCGACGTCGAGACGCTGGTGCGCAAGGAAATGGGCGCGGCCTGCGAGCTGGCCGTTCCACTGGAGGTCTCGGTCGGTTTCGGCCGGTCGTGGAACGACGCCGCGCACTAG
- a CDS encoding ATP-binding cassette domain-containing protein has translation MPTQLSDECDPVTGAAQGSRREPFGPPEDPLLAVDDLEVRYDGAVQALRGVSLWVPRGSVVAVLGSNGAGKTTLLRAISGSLGNVGGAVTAGSIHFDGKPITGGAAAETMRSGLVQVPEGRRLFRDLTVEENLRAGGFAVRDRAAKREALTRVFDLFPVLARRRRQRGGLLSGGEQQMLAMGRALMSAPRLLLLDEPSLGLAPQLVHQIGELITEINEQGTSVLLIEQNAAMGLRVSDVAFVLEVGTVTAAGPAEALAATDEVRQRYLGGTGPVPEAAPEAEQAKPQRVSAADIGELAAVMHAGARRDTASARPLRVDNLTVRFGGITALSGVSFDITPGTVHALIGPNGAGKSTCINVLGGAYRATEGAVHYGEHKLTDLRPHRIADLGVARTFQNISLSLELTVEDNLLTGRHRLMRGGVLGAGLRLPGARREEREHRAQVGRVAELLGIEHLLGREVHTLSYGDRKRVELGRALCAEPTLLLLDEPVAGMNHGESQDMAAMISAVQRELGISILLVEHDMPFVMGLAERITVLDFGKCIADGTPDEVRRDPEVVRAYLGTEAA, from the coding sequence ATGCCGACGCAACTCAGCGACGAGTGCGATCCCGTAACGGGCGCTGCCCAAGGCAGCCGGCGGGAACCGTTCGGGCCGCCCGAGGACCCGTTGCTGGCCGTGGACGATCTCGAAGTCCGCTACGACGGCGCGGTGCAGGCTTTGCGCGGGGTGTCGCTGTGGGTACCGCGCGGGTCGGTGGTCGCGGTGCTCGGCAGCAACGGCGCAGGGAAGACCACGCTGCTGCGGGCGATCTCGGGGTCACTGGGCAACGTGGGCGGCGCCGTGACCGCGGGTTCCATCCACTTCGACGGTAAGCCGATCACGGGCGGAGCGGCCGCGGAAACCATGCGGTCGGGGCTGGTGCAGGTGCCGGAGGGTCGCCGGCTCTTCCGCGACCTCACGGTCGAGGAGAATCTGCGCGCGGGCGGTTTCGCCGTGCGTGACCGCGCGGCGAAACGGGAAGCGTTGACCCGTGTGTTCGACCTGTTCCCCGTGCTCGCCCGGCGGCGCCGCCAGCGCGGCGGGCTGCTCTCCGGCGGTGAGCAGCAGATGCTTGCCATGGGCAGGGCGCTGATGAGCGCACCTCGGCTGTTGCTGCTCGACGAGCCGTCGCTCGGACTCGCCCCGCAGTTGGTGCACCAGATCGGCGAGCTGATCACCGAGATCAACGAGCAGGGCACCTCGGTGCTGCTGATCGAACAGAACGCGGCGATGGGCCTTCGAGTGTCCGATGTGGCCTTCGTGCTTGAGGTGGGTACGGTCACCGCCGCGGGTCCCGCCGAAGCACTCGCGGCGACGGACGAGGTCAGGCAACGCTACCTGGGTGGCACCGGCCCGGTGCCCGAGGCGGCTCCCGAGGCCGAACAGGCGAAGCCGCAGCGGGTCTCGGCAGCCGACATCGGCGAACTGGCCGCCGTCATGCACGCGGGAGCCAGGCGAGACACCGCGAGCGCGCGGCCGCTTCGGGTGGACAACCTCACCGTCCGGTTCGGCGGCATCACCGCGCTGTCCGGGGTGTCGTTCGACATCACGCCGGGCACGGTGCACGCGCTCATCGGTCCCAACGGAGCCGGCAAGTCGACCTGCATCAACGTGCTCGGCGGCGCCTACCGCGCCACCGAGGGCGCGGTCCACTACGGCGAGCACAAGCTCACCGACCTGCGCCCGCACCGCATCGCGGACCTCGGTGTGGCGCGCACCTTCCAAAACATCTCGCTGTCGCTGGAGCTGACGGTGGAGGACAACCTGCTGACCGGCAGGCACCGGCTGATGCGCGGCGGCGTGCTCGGCGCGGGACTTCGGCTGCCCGGCGCGCGCAGGGAGGAACGTGAGCACCGGGCGCAGGTCGGCAGGGTCGCCGAGTTGCTCGGCATCGAGCACCTGCTCGGGCGCGAGGTGCACACGCTGTCCTACGGCGACCGGAAGCGCGTGGAACTCGGCAGGGCACTGTGCGCGGAGCCGACCCTGCTGTTGCTGGACGAGCCGGTGGCCGGGATGAACCACGGCGAGTCGCAGGACATGGCCGCGATGATCAGCGCGGTGCAACGGGAACTGGGTATCTCGATCCTGCTGGTCGAGCACGACATGCCGTTCGTGATGGGACTGGCGGAGCGGATCACCGTGCTCGACTTCGGCAAGTGCATCGCCGACGGCACGCCGGACGAAGTGCGGCGCGACCCCGAGGTCGTGCGGGCGTATCTGGGGACGGAGGCCGCGTGA
- a CDS encoding LysR family transcriptional regulator: protein MDLDLAQVRAFAVAAELTSFTGAARRLHLSQQAMSKRIGRLENALGVALFVRTNRAVELTDEGRRFLPHARDLLERADAAVAALSDTDAPVRLDLLDNRLSPMFLLRRMAERDGQLRVTRGWRGGLGNAIEPLLRGDVDAAFGRVHDLDRELPSELTHRLVRLEPLVALLAPEHPLARHDELTMADLREEGIWLPSLAGPPEWLGFLHRMSEHFGVPLDQSGISYDLRHTLEQTRYGKLRVTLAGADMELSPDLNLRLLPFRPVPLFPWSIVWRKGRPRPALARLLELAERTSRAEGWREHDPARCWLPDVIQDARGTIR, encoded by the coding sequence GTGGACCTCGACCTGGCACAGGTGCGCGCGTTCGCCGTCGCGGCCGAGTTGACGAGCTTCACCGGCGCCGCGCGGCGGCTGCACCTGAGCCAGCAGGCAATGTCCAAACGAATCGGAAGGCTGGAGAACGCCCTCGGGGTGGCGCTGTTCGTACGCACCAACCGCGCGGTCGAACTCACCGACGAGGGAAGGCGCTTCCTGCCCCACGCACGTGACCTGCTGGAACGTGCCGACGCCGCGGTGGCCGCACTGTCCGATACCGACGCACCCGTACGACTCGACCTGCTCGACAACCGGCTCTCGCCGATGTTCCTGCTGCGCAGGATGGCCGAGCGGGACGGTCAACTTCGGGTCACCCGTGGCTGGCGGGGCGGCCTCGGCAACGCGATCGAGCCGCTGCTGCGCGGCGATGTGGACGCCGCTTTCGGCCGGGTGCACGACCTGGACCGGGAACTGCCCTCGGAGTTGACCCACCGGCTGGTGCGGCTGGAGCCGCTGGTCGCGCTGCTCGCGCCCGAGCACCCGCTGGCGCGGCACGACGAGTTGACCATGGCCGACCTGCGGGAGGAGGGCATCTGGCTGCCGTCGCTGGCAGGCCCGCCCGAGTGGCTGGGCTTCCTGCATCGCATGAGCGAGCACTTCGGTGTCCCGCTGGACCAATCCGGAATCAGCTACGACCTGCGGCACACCCTCGAGCAGACCCGCTACGGCAAGCTCAGGGTGACCCTGGCCGGTGCCGACATGGAGTTGTCGCCCGACCTCAACCTGCGGCTGCTGCCGTTTCGGCCCGTACCGCTGTTCCCGTGGTCGATCGTGTGGCGCAAGGGCAGGCCCCGCCCGGCGCTGGCCAGGCTGTTGGAACTGGCCGAACGAACGAGCCGGGCCGAGGGATGGCGCGAGCACGACCCGGCCCGCTGCTGGCTACCTGACGTCATCCAAGACGCGCGCGGAACCATTCGGTGA
- a CDS encoding PaaI family thioesterase, with the protein MTEHVSEEQIREQLAGINPEVAEQQLNDKVGLTFVELSAERVVGTMPVAGNLQPYGLLHGGANAVLAEALGSTVAALNAGAGRATMGLELSCTHHRAAVKGLVTGVATPLHVGRGTITADIVITDESGRRTCTARLTCIVRDKPPTG; encoded by the coding sequence GTGACCGAGCACGTGTCCGAAGAGCAGATCCGCGAGCAGCTCGCGGGGATCAACCCCGAGGTCGCGGAGCAGCAACTCAACGACAAAGTGGGGCTCACCTTCGTCGAACTGAGTGCCGAGCGGGTGGTCGGCACGATGCCCGTCGCGGGCAACCTTCAGCCGTACGGGTTACTGCACGGCGGCGCGAACGCGGTGCTGGCCGAGGCCCTCGGTTCGACAGTCGCCGCGCTGAACGCGGGCGCGGGCCGCGCCACCATGGGGCTGGAACTGTCCTGCACCCACCACCGTGCCGCGGTGAAGGGCCTCGTCACCGGGGTTGCCACTCCGCTGCACGTAGGGCGCGGCACCATCACCGCCGATATCGTCATCACCGACGAGTCCGGCAGGCGTACCTGCACCGCCCGGCTTACCTGCATCGTGCGGGACAAGCCGCCGACCGGCTAG